In Trichocoleus desertorum NBK24, the following are encoded in one genomic region:
- a CDS encoding ChaB family protein: protein MPYAEVGELPDAVKHHLPKHAQEIFLAAFNHAFAEYEGEEERAFRVAWAAVKRDYEKGDDGNWHRKPD from the coding sequence ATGCCCTATGCAGAAGTTGGAGAGTTACCCGATGCGGTTAAGCATCACTTACCCAAGCATGCTCAGGAGATTTTTTTGGCAGCATTTAACCACGCTTTTGCAGAGTACGAAGGTGAGGAAGAACGTGCTTTTCGAGTGGCTTGGGCAGCAGTGAAGCGAGACTACGAGAAGGGTGATGATGGCAACTGGCATCGCAAGCCTGACTAA
- the prmA gene encoding 50S ribosomal protein L11 methyltransferase, which translates to MANSWWEIQVLCDPALDDLAFWRLEDFGCKGTSSEIKGHACLVKAYLPQEQAHLLDLAALALLLRQDALAVGMSVPAVQWEIIDEEDWSSSWKQHWQPQEIGDRFLIYPAWLPLPDESTLKDRLLLRLDPGVAFGTGAHPTTQLCLEALEMRMGPGATDVVVADIGCGSGILSVGAVLLGARKAYAVDIDPLAVRSVHENVELNQVDPDRLLVETGSIDRLIEMTQGPVDGFTCNILAEVILDMIPDMSALAKANTWGILSGILLDQVKPIADTLEQHDWIVATLWRRQDWCCLNIRRS; encoded by the coding sequence TTGGCAAATAGCTGGTGGGAAATTCAAGTTCTTTGCGATCCGGCGCTGGACGATTTAGCTTTTTGGCGGTTGGAAGACTTTGGCTGTAAAGGCACGTCTAGCGAAATCAAAGGCCATGCTTGCTTGGTGAAGGCTTATTTGCCCCAGGAGCAGGCTCACCTTTTGGATTTGGCGGCATTGGCTTTGCTGTTACGGCAAGATGCGCTGGCAGTGGGGATGTCTGTTCCGGCGGTTCAATGGGAAATTATTGATGAGGAGGATTGGTCTAGTAGCTGGAAGCAGCACTGGCAACCGCAAGAGATTGGCGATCGCTTCTTAATCTACCCCGCTTGGCTACCGCTGCCTGATGAATCAACTCTTAAGGATCGCTTATTGCTTCGCTTAGATCCAGGGGTGGCGTTTGGGACGGGAGCGCACCCGACGACTCAGCTTTGCCTAGAAGCGCTAGAGATGCGGATGGGGCCAGGGGCAACAGATGTGGTTGTGGCAGACATTGGTTGTGGTTCTGGCATTCTCTCGGTTGGGGCAGTGCTTTTGGGAGCTAGGAAAGCTTATGCAGTTGACATTGATCCGTTAGCCGTTCGCTCTGTTCACGAAAATGTGGAGCTGAATCAAGTTGACCCGGATCGGTTGCTCGTTGAAACAGGTAGCATTGATCGCTTGATTGAAATGACTCAGGGGCCAGTGGATGGCTTTACGTGCAATATTCTGGCTGAGGTGATTCTGGATATGATCCCTGATATGTCGGCTTTGGCTAAGGCGAATACGTGGGGGATTCTCAGCGGTATTTTGCTGGATCAGGTGAAACCGATCGCCGATACGCTAGAGCAACATGACTGGATTGTGGCGACGTTATGGCGGCGGCAAGATTGGTGTTGCCTGAATATTCGTCGTTCTTAG
- a CDS encoding FIST N-terminal domain-containing protein, with the protein MVEAPTADRMKWANALSTRSSLEAAIEEVVERAQEGLGVAANFGILFISAAFSSEYSRLMPLLKERLSVPTLIGCSGGGIIGVDSSGEAQEVEVEPALSLSLAYLPEVKIHAFHLTGEELPDLDSSPDAWVKVIGVPPEEEPDFILLADLMSSKINDLLQGLDFAYPGSIKVGGLASANAMGGNNGLFCNYQLQREGIVGVALSGKIVVETIVAQGCRPIGPVYRVTEGERNILLGLEAQTDSDLGVSNGKGRTPLTVLQELIQDMSEEDRSLAQHSLFVGIARNAFKQTLEQGDFLIRQVLGVDPRVGAIAVGDRVRSGQRIQFHLRDAEASAEDLRKLLERYCKQNSADPTSKAALMFSCLGRGEGLYGEPNFDSHLFSRYFGNVPLSGFFCNGEIGPIADNTFLHGYTSVFGILRQG; encoded by the coding sequence ATGGTAGAAGCACCCACAGCCGATCGGATGAAATGGGCAAATGCCTTGTCAACCCGCTCTTCTTTAGAGGCGGCGATTGAGGAAGTAGTGGAGCGGGCTCAGGAGGGCTTAGGCGTTGCAGCGAATTTCGGCATTTTGTTTATCTCAGCAGCTTTTTCCAGTGAATATTCTCGCCTCATGCCCCTCCTGAAAGAGCGTTTGTCAGTGCCTACCTTAATCGGCTGTAGTGGGGGTGGCATTATTGGGGTTGACTCTAGCGGGGAAGCTCAAGAAGTTGAGGTGGAGCCTGCTCTGAGCTTAAGTTTGGCTTACTTACCAGAAGTGAAAATTCATGCTTTTCACCTCACGGGTGAGGAGTTGCCGGATCTCGACAGCTCGCCGGATGCTTGGGTGAAGGTGATTGGGGTTCCGCCAGAGGAGGAGCCTGACTTTATTTTGTTGGCTGATCTGATGTCATCCAAGATCAATGATTTGTTGCAAGGGCTGGACTTTGCCTACCCAGGCTCGATCAAGGTAGGGGGGTTGGCGAGTGCAAATGCGATGGGAGGCAACAATGGTCTGTTTTGCAACTATCAACTCCAGCGTGAGGGGATCGTGGGGGTCGCCTTAAGTGGCAAGATCGTAGTAGAAACGATTGTGGCTCAAGGTTGTCGGCCTATTGGTCCCGTCTATCGGGTGACAGAAGGGGAGCGCAACATCTTATTGGGGCTAGAAGCTCAAACCGACTCAGACTTGGGAGTGAGCAATGGTAAAGGTCGTACTCCTCTGACGGTGCTGCAAGAGCTGATCCAAGACATGAGCGAAGAAGACCGATCGCTGGCGCAGCATTCATTGTTTGTCGGGATAGCTCGGAATGCGTTTAAGCAAACATTAGAGCAGGGGGATTTTTTGATCCGACAGGTCTTGGGGGTTGATCCGAGGGTAGGGGCGATCGCGGTTGGAGATCGGGTTCGTTCGGGTCAGCGAATTCAATTTCATTTACGTGATGCTGAGGCTTCGGCAGAGGATCTCCGTAAGTTGCTAGAGCGTTATTGTAAGCAAAATTCTGCTGACCCAACTTCTAAAGCAGCTTTAATGTTTTCTTGCTTGGGGCGAGGTGAAGGGCTTTATGGAGAACCTAATTTTGACTCACATTTATTCAGTCGTTATTTTGGCAATGTGCCTTTGAGCGGTTTTTTCTGCAATGGTGAGATTGGCCCGATTGCAGATAACACGTTTCTTCACGGCTACACGTCTGTATTTGGGATTTTGCGGCAAGGATAA
- the gorA gene encoding glutathione-disulfide reductase, translating to MSFDYDLLIMGGGPAGLAASKRAAAYGPRVAIAEQNAIGGTCVNRGCVPKKLMVYAADFPQLFQDAVGYGWQEVQPQFDWSKLMQAIHQQLQHTQQSHQQALSKAGVEILSGRATFVDPHTLEVGDRRVTADKILIAVGGRPAKPDFPGAEHAITSREMFQLPQLPQRIAIIGGGYIGVEFASLLRNLGSEVTLVDTAEQILSGFDSDLGHEVQAGLIQRGIRFCGNTTAKEITPEATGLCLQLAGDCAEALTVDTVLCAVGRTPNTKDLGLEQVDIATDPKGAIAVDEYSRTQQPHIFAVGDCTNRLALTPVAKMEAIAFVETEFGEQPQPVNYDCVPTAVFARPEAASVGLSETKAREQFGDAVRCESSQFSPLYVSLTGRSEKSLVKLVLDSRSDRVLGAHMVGEAAAEIIQTLAIAIRMGATKQDFDQAIGIHPSSAEEFLTL from the coding sequence ATGAGCTTTGACTATGACCTGTTGATCATGGGAGGTGGGCCAGCTGGACTTGCGGCCTCAAAACGAGCGGCGGCTTATGGCCCGCGGGTGGCGATCGCGGAGCAAAATGCCATTGGCGGCACCTGTGTCAATCGCGGTTGCGTGCCCAAAAAGCTGATGGTCTATGCGGCTGATTTTCCGCAGTTGTTCCAAGATGCAGTGGGGTACGGCTGGCAAGAAGTCCAGCCCCAGTTCGATTGGTCGAAGCTGATGCAAGCGATTCACCAACAACTACAACACACCCAGCAGTCGCACCAGCAAGCGCTATCTAAGGCAGGAGTAGAGATACTTTCAGGGCGTGCCACTTTTGTAGATCCTCACACCTTGGAAGTAGGCGATCGCCGAGTCACAGCAGACAAAATTCTGATCGCGGTAGGAGGTAGACCCGCTAAGCCCGACTTTCCGGGAGCGGAGCATGCCATCACTTCACGCGAGATGTTTCAGCTGCCCCAATTGCCGCAGCGGATCGCCATTATCGGGGGCGGATACATTGGGGTAGAGTTCGCCAGCCTGCTGCGAAACTTAGGTTCAGAAGTCACCCTAGTGGATACAGCCGAGCAAATCTTATCTGGCTTCGACTCAGACCTGGGCCACGAAGTACAAGCAGGGTTGATTCAGCGCGGCATCAGGTTTTGCGGGAATACCACAGCTAAGGAAATCACGCCGGAAGCCACAGGACTATGCCTACAACTGGCAGGCGACTGCGCAGAAGCGCTAACCGTAGATACGGTGCTGTGTGCCGTGGGACGCACCCCAAATACAAAAGACTTGGGCTTAGAGCAAGTAGACATTGCCACTGACCCGAAAGGCGCGATCGCGGTAGATGAATACAGCCGCACTCAGCAACCTCATATCTTTGCAGTGGGAGATTGTACCAATCGTTTAGCCCTCACGCCTGTTGCCAAGATGGAAGCGATCGCCTTTGTAGAAACTGAATTTGGGGAACAACCCCAGCCAGTCAACTATGATTGTGTGCCGACAGCCGTATTTGCTCGTCCAGAAGCGGCATCTGTGGGCCTAAGTGAAACGAAAGCCCGTGAGCAGTTTGGGGATGCGGTGCGCTGTGAGTCCAGCCAATTTTCACCCTTATATGTCAGCTTGACGGGGCGATCGGAAAAAAGCTTAGTGAAATTAGTCTTAGATAGCCGCTCCGATCGCGTCTTAGGGGCGCATATGGTGGGTGAGGCTGCTGCCGAAATCATTCAAACTTTGGCGATCGCGATCAGAATGGGAGCGACCAAACAAGATTTTGACCAGGCGATCGGGATTCATCCTTCTAGCGCCGAAGAATTTCTCACCCTCTAA
- a CDS encoding YihY/virulence factor BrkB family protein, translated as MNLKAVWTLLKDTVQEWQTDKVPLLAAALAYYTIFSLAPLLTIVIAIAGFVFGPDAARNQLDEQIQGLVGAQGADAIQTMIQNAYNPSSGIIATVISVVTLLLGASGVFAQLQDALNTIWEVPPPQEGVKGMVKARATSFAMILVIGFLLLVSLVASTVLATVGNFFGHLIPGLAILWQVVNFVISFGVITLLFALIYRVLPDVRVPWGDVWHGAIVTALLFTVGKWLLGLYLGNSGVASPYGAAGSFVVVLVWVYYSAQILLFGAEFTQVYSKHYGSKWRIARNNAPLETKTDAKLS; from the coding sequence ATGAACCTGAAGGCAGTTTGGACGCTGCTCAAAGATACGGTACAAGAGTGGCAGACAGATAAAGTGCCGTTGTTAGCAGCAGCGCTTGCCTACTACACCATATTCTCTCTCGCACCTCTGCTCACTATTGTCATTGCGATCGCAGGTTTCGTTTTTGGCCCTGATGCTGCGCGGAACCAGCTAGATGAGCAAATTCAGGGCTTAGTGGGTGCCCAGGGAGCCGATGCCATCCAGACGATGATTCAGAACGCCTACAACCCTTCCTCAGGCATCATTGCCACAGTGATCAGTGTGGTAACGCTGCTCTTGGGGGCTTCTGGCGTGTTTGCTCAGTTGCAAGACGCTCTCAATACTATCTGGGAGGTTCCACCCCCTCAGGAAGGCGTAAAAGGCATGGTGAAAGCACGTGCCACTTCCTTTGCAATGATTTTGGTGATTGGCTTTTTGCTTTTGGTTTCTTTAGTAGCGAGTACTGTGCTGGCGACGGTGGGCAACTTCTTCGGCCATTTGATCCCAGGTCTCGCCATTCTCTGGCAAGTTGTTAACTTTGTAATTTCCTTTGGAGTTATCACGCTCTTATTTGCCCTAATCTACCGTGTGCTACCAGACGTCAGGGTGCCGTGGGGCGATGTGTGGCATGGTGCCATTGTGACTGCTTTATTGTTTACGGTTGGTAAATGGTTGCTCGGCCTCTATCTCGGCAATAGTGGTGTTGCTTCTCCCTACGGGGCTGCGGGTTCTTTCGTAGTAGTTCTAGTTTGGGTTTATTACTCGGCCCAGATTTTGCTGTTTGGGGCTGAGTTTACCCAGGTTTACTCCAAGCACTATGGCTCTAAGTGGCGCATTGCCCGCAATAATGCCCCGTTAGAAACTAAAACGGACGCAAAGCTAAGCTAG
- the serA gene encoding phosphoglycerate dehydrogenase yields the protein MSKVLVSDPIDQVGIDILSQVAQVDIKTGLPPEELIRIIPEYDALMIRSGTRVTQEIIEAGTQLKIIGRAGVGVDNVDVPAATRRGILVVNSPEGNTIAAAEHTLAMMLSLSRYIPDANQSIKSGQWDRKTYVGVEVYKKSLGIVGLGKIGAHVATVARAMGMKLLAYDPFVSTERAEQLGCRLVELDLLLREADYITLHLPKTPETTHLINAESLAKMKPTARIINCARGGIIDEDALVEAVKTGKIAGAAIDVFEAEPLGESSLRSAGKDLILTPHLGASTEEAQVNVAIDVAEQIRDVLLGLPARSAVNIPGLRPEVLEKLRPYLQLAETLGNLVAQLAGGRVESLNIRLQGEVATSDTQPIVIAALKGLLSHALQERVNYVNASIEAKERGIRVVETRDASVKDYTGSLVVSAKGSLGEHSVTGALLGGDEIRITNVDEFPVNVPPNRYMLFTLHRDMPGIIGKIGSLLGSFNVNIASMQVGRKIVRGDAVMVLSIDDPLPDGILAEILKVPGIRDAYTVTL from the coding sequence ATGTCAAAGGTTCTCGTCTCCGATCCCATCGACCAAGTTGGAATTGATATTCTCTCCCAGGTCGCCCAAGTTGATATCAAAACTGGGTTACCCCCCGAAGAACTTATCCGGATTATCCCGGAGTACGATGCCTTAATGATCCGCTCTGGTACGCGGGTAACTCAAGAAATTATTGAGGCTGGCACGCAACTCAAGATTATTGGTCGTGCGGGTGTCGGTGTAGACAATGTGGATGTGCCCGCAGCTACCCGTCGCGGAATCTTGGTAGTCAACTCGCCCGAAGGCAACACGATCGCTGCGGCAGAACATACCCTGGCAATGATGCTGTCTCTCTCTCGCTACATCCCCGATGCCAACCAATCGATCAAGAGTGGTCAGTGGGATCGTAAAACCTATGTAGGCGTAGAAGTCTACAAGAAATCCTTAGGGATTGTGGGCTTAGGTAAGATTGGGGCGCATGTCGCCACCGTCGCTAGAGCGATGGGCATGAAACTGCTCGCTTATGATCCTTTCGTTTCTACTGAGCGGGCAGAACAGTTGGGTTGCCGTCTCGTAGAACTCGATCTGCTGTTGCGCGAAGCCGACTACATTACGCTGCATCTACCCAAAACTCCGGAAACGACTCATTTGATCAACGCAGAGTCGTTGGCAAAAATGAAGCCCACCGCTCGAATTATCAACTGTGCCCGTGGCGGCATCATTGACGAAGACGCTTTGGTGGAGGCTGTTAAAACTGGCAAAATTGCAGGTGCAGCCATAGACGTATTTGAAGCTGAGCCTTTGGGAGAATCCTCCCTGCGATCGGCGGGTAAGGATCTGATCTTGACTCCTCACTTGGGCGCTTCGACTGAGGAAGCTCAGGTCAACGTCGCGATCGATGTGGCTGAGCAAATCCGTGATGTGCTGTTAGGTCTACCCGCTCGTTCGGCGGTCAACATCCCTGGTTTGCGCCCCGAAGTTCTGGAAAAACTGCGTCCCTATTTGCAACTCGCTGAAACCTTAGGTAATTTGGTGGCTCAGTTAGCGGGCGGTCGAGTGGAAAGCCTGAATATCCGCTTGCAAGGGGAGGTCGCTACCAGCGATACGCAACCGATTGTAATTGCGGCACTAAAGGGTCTGCTCTCCCACGCTTTGCAAGAGCGAGTTAACTATGTCAATGCCAGCATTGAAGCCAAGGAGCGCGGCATTCGGGTGGTTGAAACTCGTGATGCGTCAGTGAAGGACTATACAGGCTCTTTGGTGGTTTCTGCTAAAGGCTCGTTGGGTGAGCATTCGGTGACAGGGGCGTTGTTGGGCGGTGATGAAATTCGGATTACGAATGTAGATGAGTTTCCCGTCAACGTGCCACCAAACCGCTACATGCTGTTTACGCTGCACCGCGATATGCCAGGAATTATTGGCAAGATTGGCTCTCTGTTGGGTAGCTTCAATGTCAACATTGCCAGTATGCAGGTGGGCCGCAAGATTGTGCGTGGTGATGCGGTGATGGTGCTGAGTATTGATGATCCGCTGCCAGATGGGATTTTGGCTGAAATCTTGAAGGTGCCGGGGATTCGGGATGCTTATACGGTGACGTTGTAG